From the genome of Rhizobium sp. ZPR4:
GTGCAGATACCAGCCAACCGGAGCCGCGGCAGGTCCCGCCTGCGCCAGCTGTCCCTGGATGATCGTCGCGGTGCCGGCATTGGCAGGCTCCACAAACGCGAGGACCCCGGAGGTGAACGGGCCGCCGGTCGCGCCACGATTGAGGTAGACGTCGGGAGGCGTCGATCCTGCCGGCACGTTGACGACCATGTCAAGAACGGTGACGGATTGGGTCCTCACCTTCAACGTATAGGAGGCTGTTCCCGTCGCGCCGTTGCCGTCGCGAACTTGGACGGTGAAGCTGTAGTCGCCTTGCGTGCCGGTCGCCAGCGGGCCGGTCAACTGACCGGTCGAGATATTGAGCACCAAGCCGTTCGGTAGACTGCCCGAGGCAAGACTGTAGATCTTCGTACCGGTTCCGCCGGTTGCCGAGATCTGCTGGCTGTAGGCCTCGCCCGCCATGGCATCGGTCAGCGCTCCGCCGGCTGGCGAGAAGACGAAGGTGGTCGGCGGCGGTGCAATCGCGATCGTATAGGCGGCAGACGTCGTGGCGCCGTTGGCGTCGGTGGCTGTGACGGAGAAACTGTAATTGCCTGAGGTCGTCGGTGTGCCGGTGATTGCGCCCGTCGAGTGGTTGAGTGCAAGCCCGGGCGGCAGCGTACCCGTGGCGCTGTAGCCGTAGGGGCTGGTTCCGCCCGAAGCGGTGACTGTCTGGCTATAGGCGGTGCTGACCATGCCAGCCGGCAGGGCACCGCTCGCCGGCGAGAATGACAGTGTCGGTGGCGTGATGGTGATGCTCACCGTCGCTGGCGGCGAGGCGCCGGAGGCGTTGGTTGCGGTATAGGTGAAACTGTCTGAACCGCTATAGCCTGATGCCGGCGTATAGGTAATGGATGTTCCCGATGCGATCGCCGTCCCATGGCTGGCTCCGGTTGCGATCGCGACCGAGGCCGCCACACCGCCCGTGATGTTGAGCGTGATCGCATTGTTTGATGAGTTGGCGGCAACGGATGACGCAACGTTGCCGGCGACCGGTGGTTGGACGCCGACCGTGAGCGTATAGGCTCTGGAAGCGGTGAAGGGGCCAGAGCCGCCCGAGCTATCGGTTGCCATGACGGTGAAGTTGAATGTGCCGGATGCTGTCGGCGTACCGGAGAGGATGCCGGCCGAGGAAAATGCTACGCCCGGCGGAAGGGCGCCGGCCGACAGGCTAAAGGTGTGCGGGCTGGTACCACCCGCAGCCGTGATCGTCTGGCTATAGGCAGCGGCCACGGTCGCGGCGGGAAGCGTTGTCGGCGCGATCGTGATTGTCGGCGCGCCGATGGTGATGCTGTAGGCCTGTGAGCCTGTAAACGAGAGGCTGTCCTTTGCGGTGACGGTGAAGTTGAAGGTGCCGCCTGTGCTTGGTGTCCCTGAGAGTACACCGGCGGAGGAAAGCGCCACACCCACCGGTAGGGTGCCTGCCGTTAGCGAATAGGTGTAGCCACCGGTACCGCCCGAGGCTGTGAGGGTCTGACTATAGGCGGTTCCGGCTGTACCCGCCGGTAAGGTAGCCGGCGCAATCGTGATCGTCGGCGCGCCGATAGTGATGCTGTAGGCCTGTGAGCCGGAAAAGGTGAGACTATCGGTTGCTTTGACGGTGAAGTTGAAGGTGCCGCCTGCGGTCGGTGTGCCCGAGAGCACGCCACCTGAGGAAAGCGCCACACCCGCCGGCAGGGTACCCGTCGTTAGTGAATAGGTGTAGCCGCCGGTACCGCCCGAGGCCGTAAGCGTCTGACTATAGGCGGTCCCGGCTGTACCTGCCGGCAAGGTAGCCGGCGTGATCGTGATTGTCGGCGCGCCGATAGTGATGCTGTAGGCCTGTGAGCCGGAAAATGTGAGACTATCGGTTGCTTTGACGGTGAAGTTGAAGGTGCCGCCTGCGGTCGGTGTGCCTGAGAGTACGCCACCTGAGGAAAGCGCCACACCAGGGGGAAGGCTGCCAGTCGTCAGGCTGTAGCTATAGCCGCCAGCGCCGCCCGAGGCCGTAAGCGTCTGGTTATAGGCGGTTCCGGCTGTACCCGCTGGCAACGTTGCCGGTGCGATCGTGATCGTCGGTGTGCCGATGGTGATGCTATAGGCTTGGGAACCGGTAAATGCGTGACTGTCGGTTGCAGTGAGGGTGAAGTTGAAGGTGCCGCCTGTGGTCGGTATGCCTGAGAGCACGCCGCCTGAGGAAAGCGCCACACCAGGGGGAAGGTTGCCAGTCGTCAGGCTGTAGCTATAACCGCCGATGCCGCCGGAGGCCGCAAGCGTCTGGCTATAGGCGGTTCCGGCTGTACCCGCTGGCAATGTTGACGGTGTAATACTGATCGTCGGTGCCGAGATGGTCAGTGTGTAGGCCCGCGAGCCCGTAAAGGGGCCGGTGCCTGTGGAACTGTCCGTCGCAGTGATAGTGAAATTAAAGGTCCCGGCAGCGGTCGGTGTTCCGGAAAGCACGCCGCTCGAGGAGAGCGCTATGCCCGCCGGAAGGAACCCGGAAGTCAGACTATAATTATAGGAGCCGGTACCGCCCGAGGCTGTGATGGTCTGACTATAGGCTGCCTCCGCCGTCCCGGAAGGCAAAGAAGACGGGCTAACTGCGATCGTCGGCGCAGAAACGCTCAAACTGTAAGCCCTCGAACCGGTGAACGGCCCGGTCCCGGTCGAACTATCTGTTGCCGTGATGGTGAAGTTGAACGTGCCTCCTGCTGTCGGCGTGCCGGAAAGAGCACCTCCGGATGAGAGGGTCAAGCCGGCAGGAAGAGTACCCGCGGTGACCGCAAAGCTATAGGAGCTGGTGCCGCCCGATGCTGTGACGGTTTGGCTGTAGGCCGCCGCCACGGTCGCTGCTGGAAGCGTCGTCGGTGCAACCGCGATCGTCGGGGCCGCAATGGTCAGGCTGTAGACCCTGGAGGCGGAGAATGGTGCACCGGTCCCGGTCGAGCTATCCGTTGCGGTGACGGTGAAGCTGAACGTGCCTCCCGCCGTCGGCGTACCGGAAAGAGCACCTCCCGATGATAGCGTCAAACCGGCAGGAAGGGAGCCGCCGGTGACCGCAAAGCTATAGGAGCTGGTGCCACCCGATGCTGTGATGGTCTCGCTGTAGGCGGTTCCGACCACGCCCGCCGATAAGGAAGATGGGCTCACCGAGATCGTCGGCGCGGCAATCGTTATGCTGTAGGCATTTGAACTGGTGAATGGCCCTGTACCCGTCGAGCTGTCGGTTACGGTGATGCTAAAGTTGTATGTGCCCGCCCCTGTGGGCGTGCCGGTAATCGCGCCGGTCGACGACGACAGGCTCAAACCGCTCGGAAGAGAACCTGCGGTGATTGCGTAGGTGTAGGGGCTACTGCCGCCGGTGGCGCTGACGGCCTGGCTATAGGCGGTCGCAATAGCGCCAAATGCCAGCGTCGACGGGCTGAGCGTGATCGTGGGCGTGCCGACGGTTATCGTCACCGTGGCCGGCGTGGAAGTCCCGCCAGCATTCGTCGCGGTATAGGTGAAACTATCCGGACCGGCATAGCTTGCATTGGGCGTATAGGTGATGGAGGTGCCGCTGGCCGTCGCAGTTCCGTGGGACGCCTGGGTCCCGATGGCCACCGATGATGCCGTTCCCCCGGAGAGGTTCAGGGCAATCGAATTTGAACTGCTGCCATAGCTCACCGTTGCGCTGACCGGACCGGCAACGGGTGCCGGTACGGTAGACGCAATTGCGATATTGACGGTGAAGGAACTCGCGCCCGCATCCACCAAGGTGAAGGTGTCGCTGGTGGCTCCATCGCCGTTGTTCGTGTAGATGAACGTCCCGGCGGCGGCGTTGTAGCGGCTTATCGAGCCATGCTGCGGAGAGACTACGCCTGGATCGTTAATGGGATTAAGACCAGCGCCGTTGCACTCAGT
Proteins encoded in this window:
- a CDS encoding putative Ig domain-containing protein, which produces MTGDEQLGLSRGKSRSRDDSCISQSGQIEIRQRGAMPKAEQVFEITARAVAAGASAYMLLLRVVLLVALFCVGLSLAVPSVAYAACTVFNFPDSHTTPSTSPMASGGSLNVTIGTECNGAGLNPINDPGVVSPQHGSISRYNAAAGTFIYTNNGDGATSDTFTLVDAGASSFTVNIAIASTVPAPVAGPVSATVSYGSSSNSIALNLSGGTASSVAIGTQASHGTATASGTSITYTPNASYAGPDSFTYTATNAGGTSTPATVTITVGTPTITLSPSTLAFGAIATAYSQAVSATGGSSPYTYAITAGSLPSGLSLSSSTGAITGTPTGAGTYNFSITVTDSSTGTGPFTSSNAYSITIAAPTISVSPSSLSAGVVGTAYSETITASGGTSSYSFAVTGGSLPAGLTLSSGGALSGTPTAGGTFSFTVTATDSSTGTGAPFSASRVYSLTIAAPTIAVAPTTLPAATVAAAYSQTVTASGGTSSYSFAVTAGTLPAGLTLSSGGALSGTPTAGGTFNFTITATDSSTGTGPFTGSRAYSLSVSAPTIAVSPSSLPSGTAEAAYSQTITASGGTGSYNYSLTSGFLPAGIALSSSGVLSGTPTAAGTFNFTITATDSSTGTGPFTGSRAYTLTISAPTISITPSTLPAGTAGTAYSQTLAASGGIGGYSYSLTTGNLPPGVALSSGGVLSGIPTTGGTFNFTLTATDSHAFTGSQAYSITIGTPTITIAPATLPAGTAGTAYNQTLTASGGAGGYSYSLTTGSLPPGVALSSGGVLSGTPTAGGTFNFTVKATDSLTFSGSQAYSITIGAPTITITPATLPAGTAGTAYSQTLTASGGTGGYTYSLTTGTLPAGVALSSGGVLSGTPTAGGTFNFTVKATDSLTFSGSQAYSITIGAPTITIAPATLPAGTAGTAYSQTLTASGGTGGYTYSLTAGTLPVGVALSSAGVLSGTPSTGGTFNFTVTAKDSLSFTGSQAYSITIGAPTITIAPTTLPAATVAAAYSQTITAAGGTSPHTFSLSAGALPPGVAFSSAGILSGTPTASGTFNFTVMATDSSGGSGPFTASRAYTLTVGVQPPVAGNVASSVAANSSNNAITLNITGGVAASVAIATGASHGTAIASGTSITYTPASGYSGSDSFTYTATNASGASPPATVSITITPPTLSFSPASGALPAGMVSTAYSQTVTASGGTSPYGYSATGTLPPGLALNHSTGAITGTPTTSGNYSFSVTATDANGATTSAAYTIAIAPPPTTFVFSPAGGALTDAMAGEAYSQQISATGGTGTKIYSLASGSLPNGLVLNISTGQLTGPLATGTQGDYSFTVQVRDGNGATGTASYTLKVRTQSVTVLDMVVNVPAGSTPPDVYLNRGATGGPFTSGVLAFVEPANAGTATIIQGQLAQAGPAAAPVGWYLHYTLNPAYSGQIRVGYKLVSALGTSNTATITYNVSYDAGKVAEDIDNLVHDFVRSRQNMIANTIEVPGLLQRRQMQKATDPITARMMPSEEGMTLGFSTSLAQMRAAGGDADAASAPFNVWIGGAFLAHDDKNKNDSTSKWGSFAMINMGADYLISDHALIGLSFHYDRMTDPTDEDAELTGNGWLAGPYASLEIGKGVFWNGSLRYGGSSNTINTQFWDGNFKTTRWMADTSIEGQWNLDEDTTISPKLRAIYFSEKVDDYTVKNSSGDAIAIDGFNEDQFRVSLGAEIARSFVLESGSKLTPKLGLTGGFSGLDGAGAFGAVTAGLQLQTMNFWMLDTSLLFNIEGDGQKSVGAKVAAAKKF